GCGACAAGGAAGAATTCGCCCGCGTGGAAGCCGCCGTCGACGAAATGTTCGACGTGGCCATCAGCCTGCACGGCACCCTGTCCGGCGAACACGGCATCGGCACCGCCAAGGCCCGGTGGCTGGAAAAGGAAACCTCCCGCGGCACCATCCTCTTCTCGCAGCGCCTGCGCCGCGCTCTGGATCCCAAGGGTCTGCTCAATCCCACCAAGCTGGTGGGCATTTAGGGAGACACGCCATGAGCGACCTGAAAAAACTGGCAAAGCGTCTGATGACGCTTGACGACCGCATCATCGCCTGCATGAAGTGCGGCATGTGCCAGGCTGTCTGCCCCATGTTCGGCGCCACCATGATGGAAGCCGACGTGGCCCGCGGCAAGCTGGCCCTGGTGGACAATCTTGCCCATGAGATGATCGCCGACCCCGAGGCCGTGGCCGACAAGCTGGGCCGCTGCCTGCTGTGCGGCTCCTGCGAGGCCAACTGCCCCTCCGGCGTGAAGATCATGGACATCTTCATGGAGGCCCGCGAGATCGTGAACACCTATATTGGCCTGCATCCGGTCAAAAAGATGGTGTTCCGTGCCCTGCTGCCGTATCCCGGCCTGTTCAATTTTGCCATGCGGGTGGGCGCGCCCATGCAGCGCGTCATCTTCCGCAGCAACAAGGACACCCAGAACACGGCCTGCGCCCCCATGCTCAACTTCATGCTGGGCGACCGCCACATCCGTTCCCTGGCCCTCAAGCCCCTGCACGCCATCTACGGCAACCTGGACGAGCCCCGCGTCATGGGCGGTCTGAAGGTGGCCTTCTTCCCCGGCTGCATGGGGGACAAGCTGTATGTGGATGTGTCCGAAGCCTGCATCAAGGTGCTGCACCACCATAACGTGGCCATCTACATGCCCAGCAGCTTCGCCTGCTGCGGCATCCCGGCCCTGTCCTCCGGCGACGCCGAAGGCATGGTGAAGCAGATGGCCAAGAGCCTGGCCGCCTTTGGCGAGAGCAGCTTCGACTATGTGCTGACGGCCTGTTCCTCCTGTACCTCCACCATCAAGGAACTGTGGCCCCGTTACGCCGCCCGCCTGGGCAGCGTGGAACAGCACCAGGCCGAGGCCCTGGCCGCCATCACCATGGACATCAACGAATTCCTGGTGAAGGTGCTCAAGGTCGAAGCCGTGGAAAGCCTGCCCGGCGCCAAGACCGTGACCTACCACGATTCCTGCCACCTCAAGAAGGCCCTGGGCCTTTCCGAGGAACCGCGCACCATCATCAAGGCCAACCCCAACTACAAGCTGGTGGAGATGAAGGAAGCCGACCGTTGCTGCGGCTGCGGCGGTTCCTTCAACCTCTTCCACTATGACCTGTCGCGTGTCATCGGCCAGCGCAAGCGTGACAACGTGGTGGCCACGGGCGCCCATGTGGTGGCCGCCGGCTGCCCTGCCTGCATGATGCAGCTGGAGGACGTGCTTTCGCACAACAATGACCCCGTGCAGGTCAAACACACTATCCAGATCTATGCCGAGACCCTCAAATAGGGGACGGCATTCATTATAAGGAGACATCAATGGCCCCTGAAGAAATGCAGGATCTTGTTCAGGACTTCACCGCCAAGGCCACGGCCGTCAACGCCGTGGTGCAGGAGCTGCCCAACATGGCCGCCGCGCTGCAGTACGTGGTGGACGTGTGTGAAAACAAAGCCCCGTGCGAACTGATGGCGGACGAGGACGTGGAAAAAGGCCCCAACGGCCCCAACGGCGTGCCCACCCGCGTGCAGCGCATCGTGGCCGCCCCTGTCCTGAACGACGAAGACTTTGCCACCCTGGAAGCCGCCTGCAACGAAAAGGGCTTCCTGTGCATCCGTGACGGTCTGCGCAACCATCTGGCCGGTATCGACGTGGGTCTGACCGCCGCCGAGATGGGCGTGTCTTCCAGTGCCACCTGTCTGGTGAACACCGATAACGAAGATGCCCGTCTGGCCGGCATGATCAGCGAGATCCATGTGCTGCTGCTGGCCAAGTCCAAGCTGGTGCGCACCCTGCCCGAGATCGCCGACCGCATGCGCGAGCTGCTCATGGCCAACCCCAAGGGCGGCAACTACACGACCCTGATCAGCGGCCCCAGCCGTACCGCCGATATCGAGCGCGTGGCCGCCGTGGGCGTTCATGGCCCGCTGGAATTGCATATCATTCTTCTGGAGGACTAAGCCATGAGCCACACTGCACCCAAAAGCCTTTCGGATTACCGCAAGGATATTGATTCCGCCCTTGAGGACAGCTTCCTGCGCCGTACCCTCGACACCTTCGCCGTGGCCTACCGCGCCAACCGTGAAGCTGTGTTCAAGGAAGTGGACGAACGCGGCCTGATCAAGCAGATCGCCGATGCCAAGGACGATGCCTGCAAGCACATGGAAGAACTGTACGAACAGTTCCGCCGTGTGGCCGAGGAACGCGGCGTGCACGTGCATCGCGCCGCCACCGCCGAGGATGCCAACCGCATCATCGCCAGCATCGCCCGCGAGAACAACGTCAAGCGCATCATCAAGTCCAAGTCCATGACCGCTGAAGAAATCCAGCTGAACCCCTACCTGGAAAAGGAAGGGTTCATCGTGGACGAGACCGACCTTGGCGAATGGATCATCCAGCTGCGCCACGAAGGTCCCTCGCACATGGTCATGCCCGCCATCCACCTGTCCCGCTATCAGGTGGCCGACGACTTCACCAAGGAGACCGGCGTCAAGCAGGATGCCGAAGACATCCAGCGCCTGGTGAAAGTGGCCCGCGTGCAGCTGCGCCGCAAGTTCATCAACGGTGACATGGGCATCTCCGGCTGCAACTTCGCCGTGGCCGAGATGGGCGCCGTCAGCACCGTGACCAACGAAGGCAACGCCCGCATGGTCACCACCCTGCCGCGCGTCCATGTGGCCATCGCCGGCCTGGACAAGCTGATCCCCAACCTGGAAGTGGCCCTGACCGCCCTGCAGGTGCTGCCCCGTAACGCCACGGCCCAGCGCCTGACCGCGTACGTCACCTTCATGGCCGGTGCCGGCGAATGCCGCGTCTGTGAGGACAACAAGAAGATCATGCATGTGGTCTTCCTGGACAACGGCCGTACCGAGATCGCCCGCGATCCGCTGTTCTCCCAGATCTTCCGCTGCGTGCGCTGCGGCGCCTGCGCCAACGTCTGTCCCGTGTTCCGCCTGGTGGGCGGCCACAAGATGGGCTACATCTACATCGGCGCCATCGGCCTGATCCTGACCTACTTCTTCCACGGCAAGGACAAGGCCAAGGTGCTGTGCCAGAACTGCGTGGGCTGCGAATCCTGCAAGAACGTCTGCGCCGGCGGCATCGACCTGCCCCGCCTGATCCGCGAGATCCGCTCCCGCCTGACCGAAGAGCAGGGCGGTGGTGTGGAAGGCACCCTGCTGGCCGCCGTGATGAAGAACCGCAAGATGTTCCACAGCCTGCTCAAGTTCGCCAAGTACGCCCAGAAGCCCTTCACCGGCGGCACCCAGTTCCAGCGCCACCTGCCGGCCATGTTCCTTGGCAAGCACGGCTTCAAGGCCCTGCCCGCCATCGCCAACGAGGCCTTCCGTGACCGCTGGGCCAAGATCGCTCCGCGCGTGGCCACCCCGCGCTACCGCGTGGCCATCTTCGGCGGCTGCGCCCAGGACTTCGTCTACCCCGAACAGCTGGAAGCCTGCGTCAAGGTGCTGGGCGCCCGCGGCGTGGCCGTGGAATATCCCATGTCCCAGACCTGCTGCGGCCTGCCCCTGGAAATGATGGGCCAGCGCAAGACCTCCGTGGACGTGGCCAAGCAGAACCTGGACGCCTTCGACGCCAGCAAGTATGACGCCATCATCACCCTGTGCGCCAGCTGCGCTTCCCATCTGAAGCATTCGTACCCCCAGATCCTGGAAGGCAAGGCCGACGCCGCCCGCGTGCAGCTCTTCGCCGACAAGGTGACGGACTACAGCTCCTTCGTGCATGACGTCCTCGGCCTGACCGAGAAGGACTTCAACAACAGCGGTGAAAAGGTGACCTACCACGCCTCCTGCCACATCTGCCGCGGCCTGGGCGTGACCAAGGCCCCGCGTGACCTCATCGCCGATGCGGCCACCTATGTGCCGTGCGCCGAAGAAGACGTGTGCTGCGGTTTCGGTGGCACCTACTCCATGAAGTTCCCGGAAATCTCCGGCACGCTGCTGGCCAAGAAGCTGAAGAACATCGAAGCGACCGGTGCCTCCCGCGTGGTCATGGACTGCCCCGGCTGCGTCATGCAGCTGCGTGGTGGTGTGGAAAAGCAGGGCATGAAGGTCAAGGTCTCGCACATCGCGGAACTGGTGGCCGAAAACCTGAAAAACTAACGAAAAACGAGCGGCGGCGTGCCTTGCGGCGCGCCGCCGCCTTCCATGCGGGCCTGACCTGTCCGGGCCCGGCATGAAGGGCCGGCCTCGTGCCGGGCCGGGTGCTGCCCAGGGCGCCCCGGCAGCAGGGGACAGGAGGGATTTTTGGGCAGACACCGGGTCTCCGGGCGGTTTTGAGGAAGGCCGCCGTCTGTCCGAAAACG
This is a stretch of genomic DNA from Desulfovibrio piger. It encodes these proteins:
- a CDS encoding (Fe-S)-binding protein, with amino-acid sequence MSDLKKLAKRLMTLDDRIIACMKCGMCQAVCPMFGATMMEADVARGKLALVDNLAHEMIADPEAVADKLGRCLLCGSCEANCPSGVKIMDIFMEAREIVNTYIGLHPVKKMVFRALLPYPGLFNFAMRVGAPMQRVIFRSNKDTQNTACAPMLNFMLGDRHIRSLALKPLHAIYGNLDEPRVMGGLKVAFFPGCMGDKLYVDVSEACIKVLHHHNVAIYMPSSFACCGIPALSSGDAEGMVKQMAKSLAAFGESSFDYVLTACSSCTSTIKELWPRYAARLGSVEQHQAEALAAITMDINEFLVKVLKVEAVESLPGAKTVTYHDSCHLKKALGLSEEPRTIIKANPNYKLVEMKEADRCCGCGGSFNLFHYDLSRVIGQRKRDNVVATGAHVVAAGCPACMMQLEDVLSHNNDPVQVKHTIQIYAETLK
- the ldhH gene encoding L-lactate dehydrogenase (quinone) large subunit LdhH, coding for MSHTAPKSLSDYRKDIDSALEDSFLRRTLDTFAVAYRANREAVFKEVDERGLIKQIADAKDDACKHMEELYEQFRRVAEERGVHVHRAATAEDANRIIASIARENNVKRIIKSKSMTAEEIQLNPYLEKEGFIVDETDLGEWIIQLRHEGPSHMVMPAIHLSRYQVADDFTKETGVKQDAEDIQRLVKVARVQLRRKFINGDMGISGCNFAVAEMGAVSTVTNEGNARMVTTLPRVHVAIAGLDKLIPNLEVALTALQVLPRNATAQRLTAYVTFMAGAGECRVCEDNKKIMHVVFLDNGRTEIARDPLFSQIFRCVRCGACANVCPVFRLVGGHKMGYIYIGAIGLILTYFFHGKDKAKVLCQNCVGCESCKNVCAGGIDLPRLIREIRSRLTEEQGGGVEGTLLAAVMKNRKMFHSLLKFAKYAQKPFTGGTQFQRHLPAMFLGKHGFKALPAIANEAFRDRWAKIAPRVATPRYRVAIFGGCAQDFVYPEQLEACVKVLGARGVAVEYPMSQTCCGLPLEMMGQRKTSVDVAKQNLDAFDASKYDAIITLCASCASHLKHSYPQILEGKADAARVQLFADKVTDYSSFVHDVLGLTEKDFNNSGEKVTYHASCHICRGLGVTKAPRDLIADAATYVPCAEEDVCCGFGGTYSMKFPEISGTLLAKKLKNIEATGASRVVMDCPGCVMQLRGGVEKQGMKVKVSHIAELVAENLKN
- a CDS encoding lactate utilization protein; the protein is MAPEEMQDLVQDFTAKATAVNAVVQELPNMAAALQYVVDVCENKAPCELMADEDVEKGPNGPNGVPTRVQRIVAAPVLNDEDFATLEAACNEKGFLCIRDGLRNHLAGIDVGLTAAEMGVSSSATCLVNTDNEDARLAGMISEIHVLLLAKSKLVRTLPEIADRMRELLMANPKGGNYTTLISGPSRTADIERVAAVGVHGPLELHIILLED